The following proteins are encoded in a genomic region of Equus caballus isolate H_3958 breed thoroughbred unplaced genomic scaffold, TB-T2T haplotype1-0000016, whole genome shotgun sequence:
- the LOC138922892 gene encoding olfactory receptor 5D18-like, which yields MLLLERNKSGATFTLLGFSDYPDLQIPLYLIFLAIYRVTVVGNIGMIVIIKINPKLHTPMYFFLSHLSFVDFCYSSIIAPKTLVNLVVEDRTISFIGCLAQLFFFCIFVITESFLLAVMAYHHFVAICNPLLYTVAISQKLCVMPVVGSYAWGVTRCLILTCSAIKLSFQGFNTINHFFCEFSSLLSISCSDTYLNQLLLFVFATFNDVSTLLIIFMSYLFIIVIILKMHSASGSCKAFSNCASHLTTITIFHSTILFLYCVPNSQNSRHTVKMASVFYTVVIPMLMPLIYSLRNKDVKDTVSKIMDTKIFSY from the coding sequence ATGTTACTATTGGAGAGAAACAAAAGTGGGGCCACATTCACTCTCTTGGGCTTCTCAGATTACCCAGATCTGCAAATCCCCCTCTACTTGATTTTTCTGGCCATCTACAGGGTCACTGTTGTAGGAAATATTGGGATGATTGTAATAATCAAAATTAACCCCAAActgcacacccccatgtactttttcctcagccacCTCTCATTTGTGGATTTTTGCTATTCTTCCATCATTGCTCCCAAGACCCTGGTGAACCTAGTTGTAGAAGACAGAACCATTTCATTCATAGGATGTTTagcacaattatttttcttttgtatctttgtCATAACTGAATCCTTTTTATTAGCTGTGATGGCCTATCATCACTTTGTGGCCATTTGCAACCCTCTGCTCTACACAGTTGCCATCTCCCAGAAACTCTGTGTCATGCCAGTTGTTGGATCGTATGCATGGGGAGTAACACGTTGCCTGATACTCACGTGTTCTGctataaaattatcatttcagGGTTTCAACACAATCAATCACTTCTTCTGTGAGTTCTCCTCATTGCTGTCCATCTCTTGCTCTGACACTTATCTCAACCAGTTGCTGCTTTTCGTTTTTGCCACCTTTAATGATGTCAGCACATTACTCATCATTTTCATGTCTTACCTatttatcattgtcatcatcctCAAGATGCACTCAGCCAGTGGGAGCTGCAAAGCGTTTTCCAACTGTGCCTCCCACCtgaccaccatcaccatcttccacagcaccatcctcttcctctattgtgtGCCCAATTCCCAAAATTCCAGGCACACAGTCAAAATGGCCTCCGTGTTTTACACAGTGGTGATCCCCATGTTGATGCCTCTGATCTACAGTCTGAGAAATAAGGATGTCAAGGATACAGTCAGCAAAATAATGGACACtaaaatcttttcttattga